Proteins from a genomic interval of Zingiber officinale cultivar Zhangliang chromosome 1B, Zo_v1.1, whole genome shotgun sequence:
- the LOC122038044 gene encoding transcription factor MYB3-like, translating to MKMKMKMKKEEREGKNKNKKRKKKGVVNVVVNKGAWTAEEDHKLAEYVKCHGEKNWRILPAKAGLKRCGKSCRLRWLNYLRPGIKRGNITDEEEDLIIRLHNLLGNRWSLIAGRLPGRTDNEIKNHWNTHLSRRSMSIDALNLKLKSDVSAPPRGIIPDRDSQRSVLHGATVDGEASTDE from the exons atgaagatgaagatgaagatgaagaaggaagAGAGAGAAGGGAAGAACAAGaataagaagaggaagaagaagggggtGGTGAATGTGGTAGTGAACAAAGGAGCATGGACTGCAGAGGAGGATCACAAGTTGGCGGAGTACGTCAAGTGCCATGGTGAGAAGAACTGGAGAATCCTTCCTGCGAAAGCTg GACTGAAGAGATGTGGCAAGAGCTGCAGGCTGAGATGGCTGAATTATTTGAGGCCGGGCATCAAGCGAGGGAACATAACAGATGAGGAAGAGGATCTTATCATTCGACTTCACAATCTACTGGGCAACAG ATGGTCGCTGATTGCTGGAAGGTTGCCAGGGCGGACCGACAATGAGATCAAGAACCATTGGAACACTCACTTAAGCAGGAGATCGATGTCCATCGACGCCCTCAACCTCAAGTTGAAGAGCGACGTCTCGGCTCCGCCGCGAGGGATCATCCCGGATCGTGACTCGCAACGCTCAGTTCTACATGGAGCAACTGTTGATGGCGAGGCCTCAACAGATGAATGA